A single window of Pieris napi chromosome 8, ilPieNapi1.2, whole genome shotgun sequence DNA harbors:
- the LOC125051878 gene encoding putative nuclease HARBI1, producing MMDVFETLEDEFDEYFDRITTPRRNPVFQNRTNYMETLDETDFRTRFRLTKEAVMFVYSMIEETISAPTERNHVIMPITRLLLTLRYYATESFLTVVGDFSGVSKASASRIVTLISQAIAQLRPEFIKFPTDTQEIQQEFYNLAKFPRLIGAIDCTHVPIKSPGGDNAEEWRDRKSQFSFNVQTVVSAKLKILDIVARWPGAAHDQTIFNNSFLKQRLINGEFGNLLIVGDKGYENTSYLLTPLQNPTTPAEHLYNESQIRSRNVVERTYGVWKNRFPILSKKILLHVSRVQAVIVACAVLHNIAIDMRDEHFELLQQVDEPADDIDQSAIDNVGNASVRNPQSLILNQQLFRMAFSSSE from the exons ATGATGGACGTTTTTGAAACTCTTGAAGATGAGTTTGATGAATACTTTGATCGCATCACAACACCGCGCAGGAATCCCGTATTTCAGAATAGAACCAACTATATGGAGACATTGGACGAAACGGACTTTAGGACACGGTTCAGACTTACTAAAGAAGCCGTGATGTTTGTTTATTCAATGATTGAAGAAACAATTTCTGCTCCTACAGAAAG AAATCATGTTATAATGCCGATTACTCGTCTACTATTGACTTTGAGATATTATGCAACAGAAAGTTTTCTCACAGTAGTCGGTGATTTCTCTGGTGTCAGCAAAGCTTCTGCCAGTCGCATTGTCACCTTGATTTCACAGGCTATTGCACAGCTCCGTCCTGAGTTCATCAAATTTCCAACCGATACTCAAGAAATACAGCAAGAGTTTTACAACTTAGCTAAATTTCCAAGACTCATTGGCGCTATTGATTGTACCCATGTTCCTATAAAATCTCCAG GTGGAGACAATGCAGAAGAATGGAGAGACAGAAAGTCacagttttcttttaatgttcaAACTGTAGTGAGTGCAAAGTTGAAGATTTTAGACATAGTGGCTAGATGGCCAGGAGCAGCACATGACCAaacaattttcaacaattcATTCCTAAAACAAAGACTGATAAATGGAGAATTTGGAAACCTTTTGATTGTTGGTGATAAAGGCTATGAAAATACTTCATACCTTCTAACTCCACTCCAAAACCCCACGACTCCAGCAGAACATCTATATAACGAATCTCAAATTCGAAGCAGAAATGTGGTGGAAAGGACATATGGTGTTTGGAAAAACCGGTTCCccattttgtcaaaaaagATTTTGCTTCATGTATCTCGTGTACAAGCCGTGATAGTGGCATGTGCGgtgttgcacaatattgctattgatatgcgagatgaacattttgaactactgcaacaagtagatgaacctgctgatgatattgatcaaagcgcaattgacaacgtgggaaatgcaagtgtgcgaa ATCCGCAATCTCTAATTTTGAATCAGCAACTTTTTCGAATGGCCTTTTCATCTTCGGAGTAG